GTCTTGCCGATCCCTGTCGGGGCGGAAACCAGCAGGGGCCGGCTGGATTGGAGCGCCTCCTCGATGGCTTCCGTCAGACCTGCCTGACCTTCCCGCATGCGCGGATAGGGGAAGCGCAAGGGCGGCAGGCCCCGCGCCTCCTCTTCCCGCCGGGCGCTTCGCTGCAGTTGAGCCAGAATCTCACGGATCCGGCTTTCCAGAAATCGGTCCATGGCCGGCGAGTCCGACTCGACTTCCACGCAGTGGCTGCTCCGGTCGCTGCAACTGATGACAACCAGCCGGCCGCGAACTTCATCGTTTGCATGAGCCTTCATCCAGAGGTGCACGTAGATTTTCAACTGCAGCAAATGGGCCGGGACCACCGGCGATTCCTCCCCGGCTTGCACCGGACCCATCCTCGACTTGACCTCCTCCACCACCCAGCCCCCCCGCTCGGGATAGACGCCGTCCAGTCGACCTTGAATCGCCACCCCGCAACCGTCGACTTCGAACTCGTAACCCAGAGACACCTCGGTTTGGTACCCGGGGAACGCGCGGGACTGGGCGGACTGATACTCCTGATGGACTTCCCTGCCCAGTTCGCCGCGCAGATCCCTCAAGGGCACCAGGTTGAGGCTTCCGGAGTTGGCGGGTTCGGAGCAGAGATCGCCCACGCTCAAGGTCAGGGTGCGCCGGTGGGGGTCGAATTTGACTGTCATTCCGATTCCGATAGATTAACGCCCCTCTACGAGCGGCGGACTCGTCCACGGCGCCTTCCACCGATATTCGCTTACGGGGCGCGGAGTTTGCCCCCCACCGGTTCGACTGCGGGGAGGGGGGAACCAATACCCGCCGCCTTGCATCCAGAACTCCTGTGCAGGCCCTGCGATTACCTGACCTTGAGGGAGAGGTGCAGAAGCCTAGCCGCCAGGCGAAGATCGATGGCGTTGGCGGAGCCGGTGGGGTCTTCGCGAGCGCTCATAGAGTCCCCCCAGTCCGTACAGGCGATAGCGCTCGATCCACTTGTCGCCGGTGGGCCGGCTGATGCCGTAGTGCCGACAGAGGGCTTTCTTGGTGTAGTCACCGCTCAAGTAGTCCCGGACAAACCGGATGCGTTGGTCCAGCGCGGACATCTCTTTCCAGGGCATCGCAAATCCTCCTCGGCCTTCAGGCCAGGTCGGTCCGGGGTGAACTCTCGCTCCCCCGTTCAGGAAAGGTAGCGCTCCAGGCTCTTGAGCTCGTCTGCGGTGTAGGGTTCCTGGAAGGCGCTGTCGGACGGATGTCCTCCCTCCTTGAGAGAAAGCGAGGGGGGCGGGATCTCCCAACCCTCCACTTCCTGGCGGCTCACGGGAGCCCCCTGACCATCCAGGGCGGATTTGAAACCCATCAGGAACATGGAGGCCTTCTCCAGCAGGTCATCGCCCTGCTCGGGCGGGGTCCGTTTCAGAATCATCTCCTGAATGACCAGTTGCATGGCATTCCAGGTGTTGTAGCGAAACCACCCGGGACTGGCCGGAATCTTGCCCTCGAAGTCTCCGGAACGATCCCCGAACAGCCGCAGGTAGGCCTGGCCGTCCATGTCCGACTGCAAGTGGAGCTGACCATAGAAGAACCCGCCGTCCCGGTCCTCGTGGACGAAACTCAGCGCCCCGGGCGGTCTCCGCCAGTCGGGCGTCAGATAGGAGGCCTGAAGACACTTCCCCCGGCCCTTTTTCCGTTCCTCCCGCAACACGGCGGCGATGTAGTAGATCCCGTGGATGCCGTGGGTGTAGTAATCGCTCATCGAATTGTGAGCCGAGTAGCCCAGGATTCGCGGCATCCGGGAGGCCTTGTCCTGCAAGTCCCCGACACTCTCGGCGAATTCCCAGGTGGAATTGCTCATCAGCGGCGCTTGCCCCTGGCGAGCCGCCTCGATGATCAGCCTGGCTTTCTCGATGGAAGTCGAAAAGGGGCGGTTGACGAAAGTCGGCATTCCGGCCAACAGAAAGGGACGGGCCAGCAGGTGGTACAGCGAGACCGCAGGCATGGCATCGATGTAGACCCCATCCACCGTGCCGACCATATCCTCGAGGTTCTTGACGGTCTCGACTCCCGGGAAGCTTTCCGCGAAACGAGCGGCAAAATCGGGCCGAAAGCTCCAGACCTTGGTGATGACCATGCCGGTGGTCCGCATCCGGCCGGGAGCCGGGTTCATGGTGTCGGCCCAGACGGCCTGGGCGTGACTGCCGTGCGCCACCACCATGCCGATCTCTGCGAGATCCTGCATGCTCCCCCGGCGACCGGCAGCCCCAAGGCTGCCCGACAACAGGGACCCCGTCGCCAGCCCGGTACCGGAAACCTGTTTCAGGAAAGTGCGACGTTGCATGGAACCTCCTTGTCTGGAACACCCCTGTTTCGCCCCCGTATGAGCCGCCCGGTCGCATGGGACGGCGGCGCTTGGGTGAAGTGGGAAGTTTGAAGTTTGAAGTGTGAAGTGTGAAGTGTGAAGTGTGAAGTTTGAAGTTTGAAGTTTGAAAAGCTGTTTGATCGACACGCAAAGCATCTTGTCGGTTTCGGCGCAGTCCTTACAGATAAGTGACGCCCCCGCCCTGCCGGGCGGATCATTCGAGGAAGAAACTGTCGATCTCTTTTGAAGACGAACCACAAATGGACACGAATAGGGAAAGATTCCTTTCAGTTTTTCTTCGTGTCCCTACGTGGATAACTCTTTTTTGTATCAGACAAGCGCAGGCAGTTCATCACGCGCTTGCCCGTTCCCGATACCCTCGGCCAACCACCCTTCAAACTTCATCCTTCACCCTTCAAACTTCACACTTCACTAGTCTCAATCCAGACCCAATCCGCGACACCACTTTGCCAGGAGCTGCCGGGTGACTCCGGCCCCACCGCACACCACCACCAAAACGGTCTCCGCTCCCAGCAGCGGTTCCGCCCGGTCGTAGACACCCGCCAGGGCGGCCCCGCAGGCCGGCTCCACCAGCAGCCGGTGGTCATCGGCAAAGCGCAGCACCGCCCCGACGGCGGCGCGATCCGTCACCACCCAGGGAACGACCCGATGAGATTCTGTCCAGGCCAGCGCCCGGGGAGCGACCTGGCGTGCTCCCAGGGAGGTGGCCAGCGAAGCGATGCCCGGAAGCGTCACCAGCCGACCGGCCTCGACCGACCGCGAATACGAGTCGGCCCCCTCGGTCTCCACCGCGCAGACCGGCACCTCCTGCCAGCCTGCCTGGTGCATTCCCTCCAGCACGCCGCACAGCAACCCGCCGCCGCCAACCGCCAGCACCACCAGGTCCGGCTTCACCCCGGCCTCCCCGACTTCCCGCACCAGGCTGGCATGGCCGGCCCAGATCCTGGAATCGTCGAAGGGGTGGATGTATGCCGCCTCCCGACGCTGCGCCAGATCCAGGGCCACCGCGTGAGAGTCGTCCCAGGCGGCGCCCTGCTGGATGACGGCGGCTCCTTCGCCGCGGAGCCGTTCCAGCATGAGGCTCGAGGTCGTCTCGGGAACCACCACCGTGACCGGCAGGCCGAGCCGGCGGCCGGCGTAGGCCACGGCATAGCCGGCGTTGCCTCCGGATGAGGCCACCAGGGCCCGGGACCCCTCCGACAGGGCAGACTGGCAGGCATGGCCCACACCTCGGATCTTGAAGGAGCCGGTGGGCTGAAAGGCCTCCAGCTTGAGCCAGACCCGGGCGCCCAGCAGTGCGCTGAGGGGCCGGGACTCCCACAGTGGTGTTTGTAGATGGAGTGGGTTCATCGGGTCTGTCTCCCGGGGACAAAGGGCAGAATGAGGTGCGAGGGCCGGCCGGCGTCCAGGTAGACCGTGTTGTGGGCAACCTGCGAGCGGGTGTGCCTTCCCGTGGGCTCGCCGGTGTTGGGGTTGACGTCGAAGCGAGGGAAATTGCTGCTGGAAACGTCCACCCGAATCCGATGGCCGGCCTTGAAGCAGTTGCTGGTCGGCGGCAGGTCGATCTCGATGGCATAGACCTGGCCGGGCCGCATGGGCTCTTCCTTCTCGAAACCATTGCGGTAACGCACTCGGAGGATTCCGTCCACCAGGTTCAGATCGTAGCCCTCCGGATAGTCCGGATTGGGAGGATAGACCTCCAGGAGCTTGACGGTAAAGTCGGTATCCGGAGCAGTGGAGGAAATCCAGAGCCTGGCGGTGATGTGCCCTGTCAACTCGACGTCCTCCTGCAGCGGAGGTGTCTGAAACACCAGCACGTCCGGCCGCTGCGACAGTCGAGGAAAGGGAGGACGGCAGGCGAACAGCCCTGGTTGCTCTTTCTGGTCGGCGGCCCCTTCGGTTACCAGGCTGCGCATCCGGGCTCGCGCGGGGATGAACCCGGACCAGGGAGACTGCGCCAGCTCGCCCAGTGGAGCCAGCTCGAAGATGCTTGTCATGGCCCCGGCAATGGTGGGCACGGGATGGGAGGGATCGAAGGCGAAGCCGGCGGGCGCCTCGCCTGGAGGGGGCGTGGAGGGACTCAGCCCTCCACCGCTGCGCAGGAAAAAGGCGCGGTAGCGCGTGCGGGCCAAGGGCCACTCGTTTTCCAAGCGCCACTCCCCTCCATGGCTCAACCTCCCCTCTTCGGTCTTTCGGCCGCTGCCACCGCCCATTCTGAAGAGGCGCACCGGGGGACTCGGGTCCGGCCGGGGAGGCGGGTCCTTCAGCCAGCCTTCGAACCAGGAGAGCCGTTCACGGTTATAGCGGTCGCGTCCCCAGGAGGCCTCGGAGCCGAAATCGACGTCTCCCGCAAAGGAATATCCGGCGCGCATTCCCCCGTGAGTCCAGGGCCCCATGACCAGCCGCTGCGGCGACCGGTTCTGCCGGGCCATGGCCGCATAGTAGCGGGTGGTGGCGATGGCGAAGGGATCGTACCAGCCCCCGCTGTAGGTGCCCGGGATGTCGGCGTGGCGCTGGAAGTGTGGCTCGAAATCGTTGCTTTCGAGTCGCCAGAACTCATCGTAAGCCCCCCGGCGATAGTAGTCCAACAGGGTCTTTTCCAGGTTGGGGACTGCCGCCAGGGGAGTGCTGCCCGGCTGGAACGGTGTCCGGCGGACCCAGTCCCCCATCCGCTCCATACCCCGCAACACTCGCTTCCGGGCTGCCGGGTCGTCCCGGATTTCCTGGGCGTCATAGGCATGCAGGAACAGAGCCCCGAACATGTGGAGTTGCATGGCTCCACCCCAGCGCACCTGGTGGGCATAGCTGTTGGTGGGGCTGACGTCGGGCCAGATGGCCGCAAGGTGGGGTGGGCGGTAGAGGGCCATGTGGGTCTGGACCAGGGCCAGGTGGGAGCTGCCCATGGCGCCCACCCGGCCGTTCGACCAGGGCTGGGCTGCAATCCACTCCACCGTGTCGAATCCGTCGGTTCCGGCCGTTTCGTTGACGGTGTGGAAATACTGGCCCGTTCCCTCGGAACGGTGCCGGCCGCGCAGGTCCTGCAGCACCAGCACGAACCCTCTCGGGGTGAAGCAGTCAGCCACCTCGTCGATGAGCCATTCCGCCTGCTTGTCGTAGGAAGTGCGCACCAGCAGAGCCGGAAAGGGGCCCGGCAGCACCGCTCCCGCGCGGGCCGGCCGGTAGATGTCGGCTGCCAGGCGCACCCCGTCCCGCATGGGGATCATCAGATCCTTGAATATGGCCACCTGGTATGGATGGGGAGATTTCATCAGCGGGGCGCCCGGATTCGCAGAATCAGGTTGTCGTGGCTGTCCACCTCTGCCAGGCAACCCGGATGGATGACCGTGGTCGAGTCCAGCTCCACCACTACGGCAGGCCCCTCGATCCGGTGTCCGGGCTCCAACCGGTAGCGGTCGTAGAGGGGACAGGGGACATAGCTGCCGCTTTCGGCAAAATAGACCGAGGTGTTGGCCTTGAGGGCCGAGGAGAGATCTCGACCGGCGGCTTTCCGTTGCCGCAGTCCGGGCTTTCGGATGCGGCCGACGGCCACCAGCCGAAGGTTGACCAGTTCGACCGGCTCCTCCGGCGCGCTGAATCCATTGGCCCGGTCGTGCTCGCGGTGAAATTGCTCGGCCGCCTGCTGAACCGTGGAGGCATCGACGCGGTTCCCCGCCCATGGAACGCTCAGTTCGTAACTCTGTCCCACGTAGCGCAGGTCCGCCTGCCACAGGCAACCGATGTCCCGCGACGGCACCCCTTCCCTGTCGAGCGTCTCTTTCCCCTGAGCTTCCAGCCTGCGATAGGTCCCTTCCACAGCGGCAAGGTCGAGCTGGTCCAATCGCTGGATCAGAGTGGTCGTAAACTCGTGCTTGAGGTCGGTGACCAGCAACCCCAGCGCCGATGTGGTACCGGGACTCGGGGGAATGATGGTGGTGGGCATCTCCATCTCGGCGGCCAGCCGGTTGGCATGCACCGGACCGGCCCCGCCGAAGGCCACCAGGGCAAACCGCCGGGGGTCATAGCCCCGCTGAACCGAAACCAGCCGCAGGGCGTTCACCATGGCTGCATTGGCGATTTCCACGATCCCGTGAGCGGCCTCCACCACTCCCATTCCCAGGGCATCGGCGCATCTTTCGCGGATGGCCCGGCGCGCCGCCTCCACGTCCAGGGTGAGCCTGCCTCCCAGGAAGTGGTCCGGCTGCAGGCGTCCCAGAACCAGGTTGGCATCGGTTACGGTAGGCTCGCTGCCCCCCTGCCCGTAACAGACGGGACCGGGCTCGGCTCCGGCGCTTCGGGGACCCACCCGAAGGATTTCACCCGAATCCACCCAGGCGATGGACCCGCCACCGGCTCCAATCTCCACCAGATCGATCACCGGGGTGCGAATGGGATAGCCGGCCCCCCGCTGGGCGCCGGTTCCGGCCTGAGCCGAGGAGCCCACCTCGTAGTCCTTGGTGATCCTGGGAGTCCCGTCACGGACCAGTCCCACCTTGGCAGTGGTGCCCCCCATGTCGAAGGAGATGAGGTCGGAAAAGCTCAGCTCCTTTCCCAGGTAGGCTGCCGATATGACTCCGGCGGCAGGCCCGGACTCCACCATGAATACGGGCCTGCGGCGTCCTTCGGCGAATGTGAAAACCCCGCCGCTGCTCTGCATCAGGAGCAGTTCGGCCTCCACCCCTTCCTTGCGCAGTTGACTTTCGATGCGCTGCAGGTAACGGGCGACCACCGGCTGAATGGCGGCATTGATGACGGTTGTGCTGGCCCGGAAGTATTCGCGGAACTCGGGAGCCACCTCGCTGGACAGGGAGAGAGGAACCCGCGGCAGGGCCTGCCTCAGAATCCGCCCCACCCGCTGCTCGTGTTCCGGGTTGGCATAGGCGTGAAGCAGGCAGACGGCGATCGATTCCACCCCTTCCTCCGCCAGGCGGGCGGCCACCCGGACCACGGCCGATTCATCCAGGGGCGTCAACACCTGCCCCCGGGCATCCAGGCGCTCCGGGACCCCGAAACAGAGGTAACGGGGCACCAGCGGCCTGGGTTTTTCGAACTGGAGGTCGTAGAGGCTGGGCCGAATTTGACGGGCGATCTCCAACAGGTCTCGAAAACCCTCGGTGGTGACGAAGCCGGTGCGGGCGATGGTGCCCTCAATGATGGCGTTGGTGGCCACGGTGGTCCCGTGCACCAGGTAGGTCACCTGGCCGGGGTCGACGCCGTTTTCGCTCAGAATTCGGTGAGCGGCTTCCAGCAGAGCCTGCGAGTGGTCCCTGGGCGTGGAGGGGACCTTGCCGATCCGAATTTCGCCGGTGGCTTCGTTGATCAGGGTGGCGTCGGTAAAGGTACCGCCGATGTCGATTCCCAGCCGGTAGGCCACTGGACCCCCTTCCTGTAACAACCGCTGTTTCGCCCCTTATGAGCCGCCCCGTCAAATGGGACGGCGGCGCGTCTGGGTGAAGAATGAAGTGTGAAGTTTGAAGTTTGAAGGATGTAGTTTGAAGAGCTATTCGATCGACACGCAAGGCCTCTTGCCGGTCTCGGCGCAGTCCTTTAAATAGGACTGGAATCGATCAGTCAAGTGTCTTGTGGGTCTCGGCACGGTCCTTGAGAAAGAACAACCGGGTCATCAGGCGCTTGTCTGCTCCGGGCACCCTCCCCTGACCACTCTCCACCCTCCACCCTTCAAACTTCACACTTCATCCTTCACACTTCAAACTTCCCCCCGGCGCAGCTCGCGGGTGCGCTTCTCGTCCATGCGGAGCGTGACCGGGTCGACAGCAACCTGGTAAACCTGTCGGGCCCGCTCCGGTCCGACCTTGCCCTCCCGCACATCTCGTGCCACGGCTTGCGGGTCCCGTTGACGAGGATCTCCGTAACCGCCCCCGCCGCAGGTGCGGTAGCTGACCACGTCCCCAGGCTGGAGCTGGAGGGTCACCTTGGAGCCCAACCGGGTCGCCGCACCCTGTGGATTCAGAACATAGCTGGCCTTGAGGCCGGGCAAGCCCCCGAACAGTCCCCAGGGCCCCCACCGGTCCCGATCGGCCAGGATGGTAAAGGAGACGGCATGATCGTGAAAACAGTAATCGCGGCGCAGCCCCAGGCCGCCCCGCTGCCTTCCGGCCCCTTCCGACTCCTCCACCAGCTCGTAGCGCAGGATCCGAACCGGGTAGTTGATCTCGATCTCTTCGACCGGCGCATTCTCGGTGTTCTGGCCGTGGGCCTGCACGGCATCGGGACCGTCGCGGCAAGCCCGTCCGCCGTATCCTCCCGCAATGGCCTCGTAGAAGGCGTAGAGCTCACCCGTTCTGGGGTCGGTGCCGCCGAAACCCACCTGGCACTGCATGGCCTTGGTTCCGGCCGGGACCCGCTCGGGCAGGGCCGGCGCCAAGGCCTTGAACATCACATCGGTCAACCGCGTCTGGGTCTCCCAGCCCCCGACCACCGGGGCGGGAGGGCGGGCATGGACTACCGTGGCGGCAGGGGCCGCCAGTCGCACCAGGCGGTAGAACCCGTGGTTGACCGGCACGTCCGGATCGATCAGGCACTTGAGGACGTAGGCGCAGGCCGAATAGGTCATGGCGTAGGTGGAGTTGACGGGGGCCGCCCTCTGAGGATCGGAGCCACTCAGATCGAACAGGACTCCTCTCTCGTCGATCACCACCCGGGCCGCCAGCCGCACCGGCCGGTCGGTGAAGCCGTCGTTGTCCACAACACCCTCGGCGGAAAACTCTCCCCGGGGCAGGCGAGCCAGTTCCCGGCGCGCACGCCGTTCGGTATACGCCAGGAGCTCCTCCTGGCCGGCCCGCACCGTTTCGGCGCCCCAGCGGTTCAACAGGTCTTTCAAGCGGCGCATCCCGGTAACGTTGGCCGCCATCTGGGCCCGGAAATCTCCGGCAGTCTCGTAGCTCGAGCGAATCTGCGCCATCACCAGAGCAAACAGGTCCTCGACCATCTCCCCTCCCCGCACCAGCTTGATGGGAGGAATGATGATCCCTTCCTGGAAGACTTCCCGGAAAGCGCCGATACTGGCCGGGGCCCCTCCGCCCACGTCCACGTGATGGGCCAGGTTGGCCACGTAGCCGAAGCACTCTCCCCGGACATGGACCGGCGAGATGAGCGTCACGTCGTTCAAGTGGACGCCCCCGGAATAAGGGTCGTTGGTCAGAATGGCGTCTTCCTCTCCCAGCCTTTCGACGCCGAACTGCCGGACAGCCCTGGGCACCAGCTCCACCAGCGACCCCAGGTGGACCGCCTGCCCGAAGGCCTGAGCGATGGGTCTCAACTCGTGGTCGAAGTAGGCGCAGGAGAAATCGGCCCGGGTCTTGATGTTGGTGGAATAGGCGCTACGCCTGAGCGAAACCGCCATTTCCTCGGTGGCTTCCACCAGGGCGTTGCGGATCACTTCGAATTGAATCGAGTCCATTCGAGAGGACATCCTTGATTCTCCGGCCGGTGGCGGCGTTGCCGAAGGGGCCGTGGGGCGCCGGCACGCGGCGCGGGCACCCAGTTTAGTGCAAAGCCGGGCTCGCGGTAAAAGGTTGCGTCGCAGCGGGGTGTAGGACAAATTTGTGGGGAGTGGGACGCAGGGCGTTGGTTTGCCCCCCTCCGCATCAGCCTTCGCCATCCGGCTCGGCTTCTGCGACTCCCCCTCAAGGGGGGAGTGATTCCCGCCTTGCAAACCGCAATCATACTTTACACATAAGACCGCGAACATGGCTTACATCCCACCCAGGAATCGGGCAAAAAGCCTTGTGCAGGCCTCAAGTATCACTCCCCCCTGGAGGGGGAGTCGGTGAGACAAGGGCTTCGCCCGCAGTCGAACCGGTGGGGGGG
The window above is part of the Acidobacteriota bacterium genome. Proteins encoded here:
- a CDS encoding CocE/NonD family hydrolase, giving the protein MKSPHPYQVAIFKDLMIPMRDGVRLAADIYRPARAGAVLPGPFPALLVRTSYDKQAEWLIDEVADCFTPRGFVLVLQDLRGRHRSEGTGQYFHTVNETAGTDGFDTVEWIAAQPWSNGRVGAMGSSHLALVQTHMALYRPPHLAAIWPDVSPTNSYAHQVRWGGAMQLHMFGALFLHAYDAQEIRDDPAARKRVLRGMERMGDWVRRTPFQPGSTPLAAVPNLEKTLLDYYRRGAYDEFWRLESNDFEPHFQRHADIPGTYSGGWYDPFAIATTRYYAAMARQNRSPQRLVMGPWTHGGMRAGYSFAGDVDFGSEASWGRDRYNRERLSWFEGWLKDPPPRPDPSPPVRLFRMGGGSGRKTEEGRLSHGGEWRLENEWPLARTRYRAFFLRSGGGLSPSTPPPGEAPAGFAFDPSHPVPTIAGAMTSIFELAPLGELAQSPWSGFIPARARMRSLVTEGAADQKEQPGLFACRPPFPRLSQRPDVLVFQTPPLQEDVELTGHITARLWISSTAPDTDFTVKLLEVYPPNPDYPEGYDLNLVDGILRVRYRNGFEKEEPMRPGQVYAIEIDLPPTSNCFKAGHRIRVDVSSSNFPRFDVNPNTGEPTGRHTRSQVAHNTVYLDAGRPSHLILPFVPGRQTR
- a CDS encoding pyridoxal-phosphate dependent enzyme, translating into MNPLHLQTPLWESRPLSALLGARVWLKLEAFQPTGSFKIRGVGHACQSALSEGSRALVASSGGNAGYAVAYAGRRLGLPVTVVVPETTSSLMLERLRGEGAAVIQQGAAWDDSHAVALDLAQRREAAYIHPFDDSRIWAGHASLVREVGEAGVKPDLVVLAVGGGGLLCGVLEGMHQAGWQEVPVCAVETEGADSYSRSVEAGRLVTLPGIASLATSLGARQVAPRALAWTESHRVVPWVVTDRAAVGAVLRFADDHRLLVEPACGAALAGVYDRAEPLLGAETVLVVVCGGAGVTRQLLAKWCRGLGLD
- a CDS encoding hydantoinase B/oxoprolinase family protein, whose product is MDSIQFEVIRNALVEATEEMAVSLRRSAYSTNIKTRADFSCAYFDHELRPIAQAFGQAVHLGSLVELVPRAVRQFGVERLGEEDAILTNDPYSGGVHLNDVTLISPVHVRGECFGYVANLAHHVDVGGGAPASIGAFREVFQEGIIIPPIKLVRGGEMVEDLFALVMAQIRSSYETAGDFRAQMAANVTGMRRLKDLLNRWGAETVRAGQEELLAYTERRARRELARLPRGEFSAEGVVDNDGFTDRPVRLAARVVIDERGVLFDLSGSDPQRAAPVNSTYAMTYSACAYVLKCLIDPDVPVNHGFYRLVRLAAPAATVVHARPPAPVVGGWETQTRLTDVMFKALAPALPERVPAGTKAMQCQVGFGGTDPRTGELYAFYEAIAGGYGGRACRDGPDAVQAHGQNTENAPVEEIEINYPVRILRYELVEESEGAGRQRGGLGLRRDYCFHDHAVSFTILADRDRWGPWGLFGGLPGLKASYVLNPQGAATRLGSKVTLQLQPGDVVSYRTCGGGGYGDPRQRDPQAVARDVREGKVGPERARQVYQVAVDPVTLRMDEKRTRELRRGEV
- a CDS encoding helix-turn-helix domain-containing protein; the protein is MPWKEMSALDQRIRFVRDYLSGDYTKKALCRHYGISRPTGDKWIERYRLYGLGGLYERSRRPHRLRQRHRSSPGG
- a CDS encoding hydantoinase/oxoprolinase family protein codes for the protein MAYRLGIDIGGTFTDATLINEATGEIRIGKVPSTPRDHSQALLEAAHRILSENGVDPGQVTYLVHGTTVATNAIIEGTIARTGFVTTEGFRDLLEIARQIRPSLYDLQFEKPRPLVPRYLCFGVPERLDARGQVLTPLDESAVVRVAARLAEEGVESIAVCLLHAYANPEHEQRVGRILRQALPRVPLSLSSEVAPEFREYFRASTTVINAAIQPVVARYLQRIESQLRKEGVEAELLLMQSSGGVFTFAEGRRRPVFMVESGPAAGVISAAYLGKELSFSDLISFDMGGTTAKVGLVRDGTPRITKDYEVGSSAQAGTGAQRGAGYPIRTPVIDLVEIGAGGGSIAWVDSGEILRVGPRSAGAEPGPVCYGQGGSEPTVTDANLVLGRLQPDHFLGGRLTLDVEAARRAIRERCADALGMGVVEAAHGIVEIANAAMVNALRLVSVQRGYDPRRFALVAFGGAGPVHANRLAAEMEMPTTIIPPSPGTTSALGLLVTDLKHEFTTTLIQRLDQLDLAAVEGTYRRLEAQGKETLDREGVPSRDIGCLWQADLRYVGQSYELSVPWAGNRVDASTVQQAAEQFHREHDRANGFSAPEEPVELVNLRLVAVGRIRKPGLRQRKAAGRDLSSALKANTSVYFAESGSYVPCPLYDRYRLEPGHRIEGPAVVVELDSTTVIHPGCLAEVDSHDNLILRIRAPR
- a CDS encoding PD-(D/E)XK nuclease family protein; its protein translation is MTVKFDPHRRTLTLSVGDLCSEPANSGSLNLVPLRDLRGELGREVHQEYQSAQSRAFPGYQTEVSLGYEFEVDGCGVAIQGRLDGVYPERGGWVVEEVKSRMGPVQAGEESPVVPAHLLQLKIYVHLWMKAHANDEVRGRLVVISCSDRSSHCVEVESDSPAMDRFLESRIREILAQLQRSARREEEARGLPPLRFPYPRMREGQAGLTEAIEEALQSSRPLLVSAPTGIGKT